Proteins found in one Candidatus Eremiobacteraceae bacterium genomic segment:
- a CDS encoding glycosyltransferase family 39 protein has translation MALATFLVHVAGNPHYGFFRDELYFIICGRHPAWGYVDQPPIAPLLAAATQVFGPSLLLERAIPALFAAGAVYATCLLVAEFGGAAFAQILASLAVFFAPVLMNFGMKISTDTIGLLLWPLAALYLVRIVKGGDEKWWLGVGAIVGLGLESKYSILYFALALIAAVLCTPDRRVLWSKWFAAGIILAVLISLPNFVWQATHGFPIVELLRNGQNGKNIVVGPAEFVTQQFLITNVFLSIIWLLGLAYLLMTPSIRFLGIAYLILIAAMIASHAKHYYPADIYPILFAAGAVWIEKMTTKRTWVRAFVVAASVVAGLVFAPFAMPILTESEFVPYSNAVFSALHVNKASVATENQKFGALPQDWADMHGWPELAQKVASVYDGLPAADRLQAFAFTQNYGEAAAIQFFAPRVPVLSGHNQYWVWGARGFSGNVVLDVGGDCGASAHLFRSSVHAATFSAPYVMPYEDNLPIMICRGIKVPLATLWPTLKHYE, from the coding sequence ATGGCGCTGGCAACGTTCCTCGTGCACGTCGCCGGCAATCCGCACTATGGTTTTTTTCGAGACGAGTTGTATTTCATCATATGTGGCAGGCATCCAGCCTGGGGCTACGTGGATCAGCCGCCCATCGCACCGCTTTTGGCTGCGGCCACTCAAGTGTTTGGGCCCTCTCTTCTCCTTGAGCGAGCCATACCTGCGTTATTCGCTGCCGGCGCCGTCTACGCGACTTGTCTTTTGGTGGCGGAATTCGGCGGCGCAGCCTTCGCGCAGATCTTAGCCAGTTTGGCGGTATTCTTCGCGCCTGTCTTGATGAACTTCGGGATGAAGATCTCGACCGACACCATCGGTCTCTTGCTGTGGCCGCTCGCGGCGCTCTATCTCGTGCGCATCGTCAAGGGCGGCGACGAGAAATGGTGGCTCGGCGTCGGCGCCATCGTGGGGCTGGGGCTGGAAAGCAAGTACAGCATCCTGTACTTCGCGCTCGCGTTGATAGCGGCAGTTCTTTGCACACCGGATCGACGCGTGCTTTGGTCAAAATGGTTCGCGGCCGGCATAATCCTCGCGGTGCTCATCAGCCTGCCAAATTTTGTCTGGCAAGCCACTCACGGATTCCCAATAGTTGAGCTATTGCGCAACGGCCAAAACGGGAAAAATATTGTCGTAGGGCCCGCAGAATTCGTCACGCAGCAATTTCTCATCACGAATGTCTTCTTGAGCATCATTTGGCTACTCGGTTTGGCCTATCTGCTGATGACGCCGTCTATTCGATTCTTGGGGATTGCTTATCTCATCTTAATCGCGGCGATGATCGCTTCACATGCAAAACATTACTACCCGGCGGACATTTACCCAATCCTTTTCGCGGCGGGCGCCGTGTGGATCGAGAAAATGACGACCAAGCGGACGTGGGTCCGCGCGTTTGTCGTGGCGGCAAGCGTCGTCGCCGGACTTGTCTTCGCACCGTTCGCTATGCCCATTCTCACCGAAAGCGAGTTTGTGCCTTATTCGAATGCCGTTTTCTCCGCACTTCATGTCAACAAGGCTAGCGTCGCAACCGAAAATCAGAAGTTCGGCGCGCTGCCTCAAGACTGGGCTGACATGCATGGGTGGCCTGAACTTGCTCAGAAGGTCGCATCGGTCTATGACGGATTGCCGGCGGCCGATCGCTTGCAAGCATTCGCCTTCACGCAAAACTATGGCGAAGCCGCTGCGATCCAGTTTTTTGCGCCGCGTGTACCTGTCCTCAGCGGTCACAATCAATATTGGGTGTGGGGTGCTCGCGGTTTCAGCGGCAACGTCGTGCTTGACGTGGGCGGCGACTGTGGCGCTTCTGCGCATCTCTTCAGAAGCTCCGTGCACGCGGCGACCTTTTCTGCGCCGTACGTGATGCCGTACGAAGACAATCTGCCCATCATGATCTGTCGTGGGATCAAAGTGCCGCTCGCGACGCTTTGGCCAACGCTCAAGCACTACGAGTGA